The genomic stretch acttgataaattttaatacttAGATCATAACTTTTGGAAGTCTTAAGATTCAATCgtactttcttgacaagttttatattTTCCAATGCACTTTATCCCTAAATTTAATGATCTTGTTTTCAGATTTTCAACTTATCTGCATAACACAATTgaaatctaaaatttttaatttatgggAATGTTTTTTTGCGCATGATCTATCCATACCAAGACACCGTAATACAGCCTTCTTCGAATGTTGCTCTAAGTATATCACCTAGGATTTTATAATGCTAAAATACTTTCTtctaattgcaaaagaaaattttgatgctGTCTACATACAAATAGCCGCCACCTATAATGGACAACTTAAATTATCATTTAAAAGTTAATCCACATGAACATGACTTATATAGTGCATCTATGCATCTCTTCCAATCATTTGACAACAAATAGAAGAAGGTCCTATAGAATCTCACATAAGtgttatcaattcagttttagacttttcaattgaatcaagttagttctaaacatttttgcattgataccaattccaTCTATCTTACCATTttaggtataaaaaaaaaccgcTAAAGTGGACACCgttcgtcctacgtggcaccgctGGCACTCACGTGaacattttaaaatattttttgtaataaaatatttctagttattttttttccttttttttctttcacattgGTTGGTGACCCTCACTTGCAGTAGCAATGGCCTCACCCAGGGCCACCGCGGCCTTACCTACCGTGCAGGAGGATGCAAAGGCCCTTGCAACCTCGCCAGCcgtagaaaaaacaaaagaaaaaaattgaaaatactcttaaaaaataaaaatacattttttaggaaaaatattttaaaatattcacgtcggtgccatccgtgccacgtaggacggccagcatccacgtcaacgatttcctgctaaaattgactaaatgaaatgaattggtactaatgcaaaaggtttaagaataaattgttcaatttaaaaagtttaagactaaattgatatcaatacaatagttttaggactttttggcacttttccctAAGATTTTTGTATAGTGTGTATGCATGTGTTTGATCCTTCTAAGAAgttatttaattcaatttaaaggCATAATTAGAAATTGTTTACTTACATGGCATAGCTCAATTTTCGCAATTCTAATAGTAATGCCTTATTTGATATCTGCAAGTACATCCTACATTAAAGAAATTATATAGAATTCCTTTTTTTAGTTTGATTTGACCTtttagaatattaaaaaaaaaacaagtacacagaaaatcttaaaacttatcgtgaaagtgcaattaagttttcaaacttataaaaaatacaatcaagtcataaatcttgtgaatttaatttaattgtgtcattccattaattccgTACAATCTGGCTAACCAAAAATGCTATTCTTGTACAACTTTGGACTACGATCCTCGTGAAGATGTTCGATCGCAAAAGCAATGTCAATGGCAATGTCTAACCTCTGCATTAGTCCCAAATGTTCTGGTTTTCCATGTCTATGTTCATACTTGACAGTCTTCTTCGTTTCTTTGGTCTATCCAATTCTCCAAGCTCCCATTAGCCATGTATTCGTGTAATAGAGCTTCAAAATCATTGCCGTGATTGTCCAAACTCGAGTAGCCGTTAAATATCCTCACGAGATTTTGGTGTCTTAAGGCCTCTAAGGTGCTTGACATTCCGAGATGAAACTCTTCGAAGTAGAGGCGAGCTACACGGATCGATCGAACCGAAAATCACCCGGACTGAACCagccaatttggtcaatttcgAGGGCATCGGTCTGGTTTCCGGTTCCAAGAAAACCCGGATcgattaatatttttattttattttatttctacctAATTTTAAGTAAGTTCGTGTTACTCACCCCTATTAATAATCTACCAATTTTATTGGACCACTAAAAAATCGGACCGAATCAGAAACCAATCACCCTCCGCATCTAAGCACCTCTTTGGCCCAAGTTGAGCACTTCAACAGCCACCCAGCCGCCTCGATATCTCCCTTTACCGGCCACATTGCTCTCGGAGAATCCATCTGTGGCTTTAAAAAGAGTTCCTCGCAAGGAGACCCTCGAATCAGACGGCAGTTCAGTTGAAGAGACATCTTCTTTCAGACTTCTTTCTCCCATATCGAATGATAAACAAGCAAAGACACAGAACGAAGCCCGACAAGATGGGCAGCCGCTGTGGCGATCACTACAaactttttggtcgaaaatggtTTAGAGGTATTCGATTTGCAAGAAGGAAGGTTTATTTCTGCAACACCTCCACAGAGATTCCTATTCTCTGTGAAGAAAAGACTCCTAAGTCCATCCCGAGCCTTTTCTTCCACCTCTCCTCTCCCATCCTCAATCATATAAGTTCCGAGCAACCCAAAAGGGATAGATCGAACTCAAAAACGACGAAACAAGCACAGGCAACAACCGAACACCAATCTGCCTTCGCTTCACAAAATCGGAGAGAAGTCCAAACCCGAAGATCAGGATGACTTCGTATTCATTAATATGATGATTTTGTTAGTGGCATGCTTACATCAATGTCTAATCTACCATCTCCTCGTATCCATCTCTTTCTCTATATATATGTTAATGGCCATGGACTAGACTCATATAACACCGCGCATCAATCAgatgaaaaggaaacaaaaaaaagaatcaactcTTTATAAAGCTCGCGCATTTCTCCCACCTTTCTTGCTAATGAACTCACATAACCGGCACGGCAAGGTGTCGAGGCTTGTCGCTCGTGTGCTTCCATAATTACCTAGTACACCACATCTTCTCCATGCATGGTATTCGGCGTATGCCACTGGATCATTCGCGAGAGACTTCACGAAAGTTGCCAATTCCTCCATGGAGCTAAACTTGCTCCCATCTATGATTGAATGCGGAGGGACAAAGTCCATGACATTGGGGGCACCAAAATAGATGGGGATCGCCCCGGAATCCAGGGCATAAAATAGCTTCTCTGTCACGTAACTTTCCGTCCAAGTGTTCTCGATTGCAAGAACAAACTTATAATGAGACATGGTGCAGTGTAAATGGTCCCACCATTTTGGAGTGACACTGGCATCGTTGGCACACTCAGGATAGAAAGAAAGTGCCTTGTCGCGACCGCCGACATTATTTAAGCACTTGCCAAATGAATGGTGAGGCAGCAATTTGAGGAGCTTTTTTGCGAGTTCATTCCTTTGAGGAAGGCAACGAGAGGAAGACCAATAAATCAGCGTCTCCTGGGGTGCCATAACAAGATTTAATACATTGAAGGGATCATAACTTAATAGGGAGAGAATCAAGACGAGACTCGAGAGGGATGGACAAGATGATCACTCACATTGTCCTTAAAAGAAGACACGTGGTAATTTCGACCATTGTGGAAAAGTGATCCAGCATAGGTTGACTGGACATCATCTTTTGCATGGTAACTGATGAATACATCTTCTCGGCCTGATCTCCTTCGGCCAGCCTCCAGATCCATGTATACACGTAGTGGATCCCCATTGCGCCTCTGATATTAGCATGTTCAGTGAGAGAAGATACTCTCAAttaaagcagcagcagcatgtACAACAAATTTCATAGAAGCAGATATCAATCaggaaaattaaagaaatccaTTCATGTCTAAGCATTTAAGCTGATTGTGGGCTATGCcagtaaaataatttatttaattagagTGATTATTATCAAAACGCAAAAATGATCAAGACAAACAGCAACAAGAATGGGACATGAAGAATCTACAAATGCAAAGGCATGAACCATCCATCTGACCAGGAATGCAAATAATCAGCCGTACAAATTGATGCAGTTAAACATGTGGATTTCACGAATAACTTTTTCTTATTCCATTACAGATGTCTAGACAGCAGGGCAATTTCTTCTCACCTTTTGTTGGGTAACCAAATATGACAACAATATGGCAAAGTGAAAACATAGTCAAAGATTTCATGAGAAAAGAGTCGAGAGCAATAGGAAAAACAATTTGCAATAGCAACAACCGCCTAGTCTCTGTTCCGGGGTCACACATCAGCATTTCAATCATATATTTGCACATGCACATATAGATGGATGGGGCCAAAAAAGAGTTTAGCAGGCACAAAGAGGAGGTTCGAAGCAAAGTAAAAAGAGCTAGGACAGCCACCGCATTAAATGAAAATAGGATACGAATGGGTATTTCCAAGAAAATCGATAAGCTTCAATTGAGCAAAACTGGAGCTGAACCGAACAAAAACAAGCTTCAAGGGACAGCTTCCACGTGCTTATTTTTCAAGCCTCATAGCAATGTCCATGTATCACACTTTAGTAAAGAGCCTAGCCTAGCATTCTTATTGCAGAGCACCAATAAAAAGACCAAGTCGATGGAAAAATCTTTATGTTGGACTGCTATGGTTCACAACTAGcactcgacccaaaaaaaacaaaaaacaactcAATTAGAAACTGAACCAAAGAATAGCTCACAGTGAAGGCAACCTAAACCACTAGAACCTCTCTCTACAAGAATGACCAAAGGTGATTTCAAGATCACATACATGGATATTTGAACTTGACCACAGGCATGTTGCAATCTCAGACCAATTTCATATGACATTACTTTGACAAAAGTCGGTAGTTGCAAATCCTTTGGTCGAAGACATTCAAGACTCTATAAGTTCCATGGGTTGGCTCAAGGACCTTATGCCACTGTGCCTTACGATGCCATACAATTCAAGATCATTCAATGATCCACCTCTCAATGCTTTTGGTAAAATAAGAATTCCAGACAGCTTCTCTGTGATGTCCAAGATTTTGGAAACATTACCAAAAGCAAAAACGTCTAGTATACCAAACAGGTTAGAAGTGGTTGGGACTGAGGACTAGGCAACTGGTTCAACATCTTTTTGCCAATGATGCAATTATTCTTCACAAGAAGCATGTAGGGTTGTTGCTACACCTAAGGTGCAATCTTCTTCACTTCAAGATGAATATTAACCAGAAAATAGTCGTGTTGATTGAGAAGATTCTGACTGAAATTGTGGGTTCCACTCTTGATTCTCTTTCCAAAATTCTTTGCCAGTGGACAAGATGACACACACTAACAAATTTTCTGTCGTTAGGACATGTTTTGTATTGGAATGACATGAACAACGGGCCTTTCTTAGGTGCTGAAGTGATAGGTTTTACCAAAAGGATAGCATGGGAGAGAGTCTTCCATTTATTTAAAGGAAGGGAGGTTGCACTTTGACAAGCGCTCCCCAGAATGTTCCACTTACAATATACCTATCCTCCAATCCGATACCATTCTCAAATgactaaaaaatcctaaacagcATTCTGTGAAATCAAACCGAACGCGAAGTATGTGGCCAGTGGCTCGGTGAGGGTTCCAGGTAAAATTACTTCAGCTCATAGACTTTTTTTCTCCACTCAAAACAAAGTggcaataccacggctgctagAAATTACACTGTGCTCTGAGGGTTCACATTTCAGCCATCTAATACTCTTGTAATGTCCCAGAAGGACATGCTCGTCCCCAGCAATGGAGATTTTTCCAGATGTAGAATTGCAGTGATGATAATCCTTCCCCAAAAAGATATCGCACTCTGATttgattctaattctgttccTCCCAGAGCTTTCAGTTTCGGTTAGAAGAAAACTTGATGCGTCAGTAATTTAGAGTTGATCTGGAACGTAGATACATTAAACAGATAAAAGATTATGAATTCCATCACTCCATAAACTTCAATACCGTCTTCTCTAATTGAGAAAAGAATTGAACTGCAGATAATTTTGTGGCACATGCCGCTCGAAAGATTGCTAATATGCAGCTAAAATTCGGAAAAGACTCGCCTTGAACATGAAATTACAACTTCTCTGTACAACTGAATTAACTGAAACTCACAAATTACAACATTAGATGACCAAAGTAAAGAAACGTACCAGAAGCGGAGGCGTCGAGGTCTCAAACAGCAACGCGTCGGGCTTGTCCGCAAGAACCGGAGATTTAGTCCACAAGCAGCTCAACCCACACCGGCACGGGTACAGATTGTCCAAATTGTCGGGGATCCAAGTCCACCCTTTGACCAGCACACTGACGTGACTCAGCTGCAGCTCGCGACACTCCGATTCGCCATCGCCACCCACTTGGAGAGAAGACGAAGGAGAGGCCGACCTATTGAACCCATTTCCCAATTGCCCTCCGTGCCTTTCCCTGAACCGGGCACAACCCACTCGAGAGTCCCATTTCTTGAACGCGCCCACCAGATCGGTGAACGGATCGGGGGCGGCAGCGGCGTCGGAGATCCCCGGCCCGCGAGCAGAGCGGACGGAGGTGGCGAGGGAAGGGAATTCGAGGAAGCCCGAGAGGAAGAGGACGAGGATGGTGAAGGACAGCATGAGAGCGACGGTGTAGGTGTTGATGGGCTTCGATGGCATGGTGAGGGAAGGGAGTTTCGTGACGGCcgtcctctctctccctctctatatCTCTCTCTGGTAGAGAGAGAAGTCGGAGGAGGGAGATGGTCAATGGGTCGGACGCATTGATGTGAGAAAAGGTCCGAGGTCTGATGGCGGCTCCGGAACTGCAGTCCCTCGGCAAGTCTTCCATTGTTCTGGACAACGAGACCGTCAATCTacattaatttatttaaaaaatgatgaagtttAAACTGATACATcgataataaatttatcacaaattattttttattataaaaaatttcaaattaatataccAATAATAAATCTATCccatagtattttttttataaaaataaaccttaaactagtacatctatgacaaacttATCATAAATGaactttttttaccacgaaaaactcaaaaccggtatatccgtgataaatttaccttccgttaaattgggttaatacctaaaaaatcccaaattaacaTATCCGCGATAAACATAGGGTAAAAGCCTCAAATTGAAATACTCATGAATTGTCACACGTCATCCAACTCAAGAATTTGTgagttagatttaacgaaaactaacatagggtaaatttatcacaagtatacaaatttaacattttttgtgataaaaaaaataattgggaatagatttatcataggtgtgtcaatttgagatttttcgtgatattaactctttaaaaaaatattataacaatcgcatatctatgaatttttttagcttaatgtgtaattaaataattaaattttaatagttcccaaaaaatacaattaaatctcACGTATTTTGAATCTAATGCAATCAAATTCTCCTAGCGATCATAAAATCACTTAGCTGACTTGGCACGCCCAAATACAAAGTGGAGTTTCTAAAAACTCGTTGCCGTATGTGATACTAATGTGACTTGATAAGGCAAGAGCTAGAGTTGTCAAACGGAACGGATTTTTTTTAGGGCATGCCATACATTCAGAGGCTACGTCTCGTTCGGTCCGAAACATTACGATCTTGACATGGGCCCATGTGCCACGTCATATAGGCCCATCTATTCTTGTAATGGACTGGACGAGGGCAACGCTGGGCCTTGGGATTTGGGCTCACTGTTCCCAGGTTTAAAACTCATGAACTTGTCTGCTGCAGTTTTATGATACAAttcattttctatttcattttattttcgcGTCCGTTGTCCTAATTACGACTTGGAGTcgataaaacatgaaaaaatcaTTCCGAATGTCTGAAATTTCTACTTACTCTAGTTAGCAAAACCTCGAAAACCGCCAAATCTTAGGTGCTCCTGCTGTTTGAATTTGAAGCTGGAACATTGTCCACGTCACTGATTCACACAAAGAAGTTGCTGAAATTTGAAGCTCCTAGTTCAGATTGAATATTATGTCTTTGGTCTGGGCTCAACTCTATGGATCTCTTGCCTCGGGTTCTTAAATTTGTTGGCGCACACAACACGTTTTAGCCTTTAACATCATTCGTTTGTTAAAATCATACATAAAAAGCTTTCAAATTGAGCAAATTCCAAATATCTGCAAAGCAACTTAAGTCCCAGAAAGCACACATCAGAGTATAGCCTTGCGGTTGTAAGCACGCTCTTGGTTGTCGCGGCAAACGCTTGGCCGCCAATTTACCGGATTCAGTAATGAGTATGTGTCGAAATGATTCGAGAAGGATCggtgcttaaaaaaaaaacatgtgcgTCTTGTTTTCGCTCGAGTGATGCACGTTTCGCGCCAATTTATCAGCATCGCCTTGTGGTCCACAGAAGATAATaaaagaaggattttttttttatttttatgaaaggTCGTGATATGACGATGCATGGCAACAACGAACGAGGTAAGCTGGGCCACAGGCGGAGCCCCGACTGATAGATAACCCATCGCATCAGATCCGATAACCCATCCCTCTTGACATTTATGAAATCGACCAGAGAACCGGGTTGCCTGTCGGCATCGTTGACCTTTACCGGCTTTAGCGGGGCGATCTGGGTCCAATTGGACGGAGGAAACACGTTTTGACCAGAAGCAACGCGTGCGTGCTCGCTCTTGCTTGCCATTGTCCCAAAGTCTTGTCCTAACCAATACAAATTAACACTACTAATactttaaaaaaacaaagacaaatcCCCTGTCCGGTGCACGATAACGAGGAGCCGCCAATGTGATTTTGGTCAATATcatacaaaagaaagaaagccaaaaaaaaaaaagaaaaccaaacttCAATAAAGTACCAGCAAGGAAATCGCATGGAGCACGCCATGGTCGAGCACGataaaagcccaaaaaaaaaaaaaaaaagagaaaggaatttCCCTTTTCAGGCCTTTTTTTTACctgatcttttatttttcttgtaatttattTCGTGGTATCGATATTTACATAAGAATTGTCTAAAAAAAGTGTCAAAGTCTAGCACTAATACATATGAAATAGAGGTTACATAATAATAACATACCGAATTAATGCGCGGAGAGCATGGATTTGCCATATAAACTTGAACAATTTGTACCAATCTTGACCCCCGATGAGTGCTTTATAGTGTATCCGATGCTCGATTAGTCTCATTTGGGTACGTTAGCATACGAAAAGCATACTTACTTTACGACCCAGAAGGCAATACCATCTTTCGCAATTCCTCCGGTGaagatcaaccaaaaaaaaattaatatatagaCAACTAGGCGGCAACccatgtcaaaaaaaaaaaaaaaacaacccgtTAATATAAACTTTTTATTCGTATAATTAACGTTAATGTTTttagagaaattttcaaataagagctcgaactgcctttattttctcaaataaatgcatAAAGTACTCTCATTATTTCAAGAATGGCTTCATCGAGGGAATTTTtgccatttatttttctttaatggcAAGGCAGCCCTTGCATGGATTTGGCGAGGCCCGACTTGGCCTGGGGCCAATAAAGCCGACAAGCAACCCTTGCCCTACCTAGGCAAGGCAACCCTCGATGGCCCAGGCAAGGCCAATGTGGGTTGTCCTCGCCTGTGGGTGACAAGGGCGTCGGTGGCCGGCCATTGCCTAAGACCGGCCATTGGCGAGAAGgatgggaaaaaaaggaaaaatttataaaaaatcaaatgacaaaaatgtctTTGATCGGACCCTTTTTAGAAAAAGTGAGAGCACTTCGtgccctcatttgaaataaagttcatttcagatttttatttgagaaaatgaggacatttcggatacttatttaaaaatttcccaTGTTTTTATGTTCAATGTCCAAATTTTCGGAGAGAGTTAGATTAtataagaaaaaggaaggaaggataAAAATAAGTCTGTCCTAAAGTTTATGCCTTGCGAATTCCTTCGTCGCTGCCCATGCGTGGAGTCGACGAAAACCATTCCTTCTCTGTGACGTtgattattaattattttcttaagaGGGAGTTATAACAAGATGAAGATACAATCGGCCTCTGCTTTTGCAATGATCACGCCCGAAGATTTCATTCATCTATTAAGAAAGTCGTTCTCTGCTGGAAATTTAGGCTTGCGGTACCGCTACATGCGTAGATTAACTCACTTTTCTTTGTAATGGTCAcgttaataataaaatttatcgcTTCAACAATACAAAAGAGCCTGTAAATACTCATGCAACGTCTCCTGTTTATAGATCTGCGGCCGTCTTTATACAGTTACATCATTAACATTTTTTCTTAATCACTATACCATTGAAATGAAACACTTAACTATTCTTTCAATAAGCAAAAGTTAAgtcaaaattaatcattttcttttaagatGTGGAAATTGGAAATGGGACAAAGGATGAAGTTAATTGCACTTTGACCCAGTACATAGTTTCTCTCCTAAATTATAGTTTTCCAAAAGATATGCTCTTTTTGGTTAATTGGGACTCGAGAGTGCTTTTCAGCTTAACTTGATTTGGGACCTAAGTCTGGGAATTTGATCTttattgaacaatttttccaCGAGGAATATAAACTGTTTCATAAGAATTGAGTTGAATTACATATTATAAACATCTTAATCAAGCTAgctcttgttccttttttttttttttatggttgggGCATATCATGCGTTT from Rhodamnia argentea isolate NSW1041297 chromosome 2, ASM2092103v1, whole genome shotgun sequence encodes the following:
- the LOC115739557 gene encoding alpha-(1,4)-fucosyltransferase isoform X2; this translates as MPSKPINTYTVALMLSFTILVLFLSGFLEFPSLATSVRSARGPGISDAAAAPDPFTDLVGAFKKWDSRVGCARFRERHGGQLGNGFNRSASPSSSLQVGGDGESECRELQLSHVSVLVKGWTWIPDNLDNLYPCRCGLSCLWTKSPVLADKPDALLFETSTPPLLRRNGDPLRVYMDLEAGRRRSGREDVFISYHAKDDVQSTYAGSLFHNGRNYHVSSFKDNETLIYWSSSRCLPQRNELAKKLLKLLPHHSFGKCLNNVGGRDKALSFYPECANDASVTPKWWDHLHCTMSHYKFVLAIENTWTESYVTEKLFYALDSGAIPIYFGAPNVMDFVPPHSIIDGSKFSSMEELATFVKSLANDPVAYAEYHAWRRCGVLGNYGSTRATSLDTLPCRLCEFISKKGGRNARAL
- the LOC115739557 gene encoding alpha-(1,4)-fucosyltransferase isoform X1, translating into MPSKPINTYTVALMLSFTILVLFLSGFLEFPSLATSVRSARGPGISDAAAAPDPFTDLVGAFKKWDSRVGCARFRERHGGQLGNGFNRSASPSSSLQVGGDGESECRELQLSHVSVLVKGWTWIPDNLDNLYPCRCGLSCLWTKSPVLADKPDALLFETSTPPLLVYCKWNILGSACQSATSLPLNKWKTLSHAILLRRNGDPLRVYMDLEAGRRRSGREDVFISYHAKDDVQSTYAGSLFHNGRNYHVSSFKDNETLIYWSSSRCLPQRNELAKKLLKLLPHHSFGKCLNNVGGRDKALSFYPECANDASVTPKWWDHLHCTMSHYKFVLAIENTWTESYVTEKLFYALDSGAIPIYFGAPNVMDFVPPHSIIDGSKFSSMEELATFVKSLANDPVAYAEYHAWRRCGVLGNYGSTRATSLDTLPCRLCEFISKKGGRNARAL